The Calypte anna isolate BGI_N300 chromosome 23, bCalAnn1_v1.p, whole genome shotgun sequence genome contains the following window.
TGAGCACCTGTCACCAGAATAGCTTTGCAGAAACCCCAATTCCTGCTGCTGACCATCCCACCAAGCCCCAAACTCAGGTTTTGGGGTGCTTTCCCCCCAAAGTGCAAAGGGCTGCAGCCCCCAAACCTGCACAAGGGACAGCTGCACTGTGTGCCTGCTGTAACcaagcctttttattttaatttgtttgaatTAATCATAAAGAAAGAGAGCTGGCaggtgggggaaaaataaagtagaGGTAGGTGAATAAAATAGGAGGGGGTTGCATCAAGATTGACATGctcaggagaggagaggtggggaTTTGCAGCAAGGGGGTCTGTGGGTTTTTATCCCCACACTGGGGACAAACTGGGtcctgggagggggggggggggggggctgcagcctctctgctcaGCCCATGGGTGAGGGTCCAGCTGACCCTTTTGCTCTGCAGtggagcaggacagggacaTCTTCTCCCCGAAGCCCTACTGGAAGGAGTTCAGGTTCGACCTGACCCAGGTGCCCACGGGTGAGTCGGTGACGGCCGCCGAGTTCCGCATCTACAAAGCTCGAGGGGTGACCCGGAACCCCAACACCACCCTTCACCTCAGCATCTATGAGATTGCAGCTGAGCACTCCAACAGGTGATGgggatggaggtgatggagctggggatgaaACGGGGTTGGGAATGGAGACAATGGGGttggggatgaggatggagatgggggTGAAGATGATGGGGATGAAATTATGGATGGGAGAGATAATGAGATGGGGATGATGGGGGTAAAATTAGGAGTGGGAAAGAAGatgatgggatggggatggtggGGATAaaattaggggttggaaggaagatGTGGGATGGGAATTaagaggatggggatgggaatggggtTGAAGATGGCAGAGATGAAATTAGGAATGGGAAAGAAGATGATGGGGATAGGGATGAGGATGGGAACAGGGATGAAACTAGGTatggggaaggagagaaggatgaGGATGAAGCTTGAGCTCCCCAGCCCTTCTCCCCATGATGCAGATACCCAGGGAAGCAGCACCCTGGCCGGCTGCTCCCACACATTCCCACCGGGCAGTGCCACACCCAGCGCCGGGGCTGGGTGGATGCttttcccagagcagctgccaaAGGTGCCACCATCATGTGCAGCACAGCCAGAGGCCCTGGGAGCCACTGTCCTGACCCAGTCAGACACCCTGTACAGACACAGGCACCGAGGAGTCATTTCCATGAGTTCTCCCTGGTGCCCTTTGGGTGCTGTTACTCAacctttgggttttgtttttccacaggGAGTCTGACCTGTTCCTGCTGGATGTCCAGGACCTGCGTGCTGGGACAGAGGGCTGGCTGGTATTTGATGTCACAGCTGCCAGCAACCACTGGTTAGTGGATCAGAAATACAACCTGGGGCTGCGACTCTATGTGGAGACAGAGGATGGTAAGCATGCCTAGCCCACCTGCAGCCTTTGGGGCTAAATCCCCAGGAACTGGAGCCCTCTCCCCCCTACCAtggtgggcaggagggagaggtttATCTTGCTGCAATTCTAAATTTCCAGCTGTGAGGGAGAAGGTTCAGTGCTGGGTTTGCCCTGATAGCAAAGCCTCCCAAAGGTGTTAATGCTCATGGGGTTCCTGGTGGGGGCTGGAATAACCCCATCTTAATCAGCTCCTTACCTGGAGGGAGCCTGGAGGATGAGCTGGGGTATTAATCTTCTTCTTATTAAGGGGTCACAGCTGCTCCAAAGGTGCCCGAGCAAGGAGGCACAACAAAGAGCATCTCTGCCCCCATGGGGGGAGAAACCTCAGCTTTTAAtgccccagccctccctgccccagctttcCCCCCAGGAGTGAAGGGAAAAACTGgtttttacttgcttttaatCCTGGAGTTGCTCTGTGTGACATCTTGTAGTGGTGGCCACGCAGGATGAGGCTGCATCACCCCTGTGAGCTGCCCCCATCAGGGGAGACACGGCAGGATGGGAGCCTCgggtgggggtgggtggggtgtTCCAGCACTCAGGATGCCAAAcccacagctctgagctgcaaatatcctggattattttttttttcctcccctctttcctttaACCGAATGAATTTATTCTGCCTGCTCCCATCCCTTCAGGGCACAGCGTTGACCCAGGCTCGGCGGGGTTGTTGGGGCGCCGGGGTCCCCGCTCCAAGCAACCCTTCATGGTGACATTTTTCCgggccagccccagccccgtGCGTGTCCCCCGGGCAGCCAAACCCCCCAGGAGACGGCAGCCCAAAAAAACCAACGACCTCCCCCATCCAAACAAGCTGCCGGGGATTTTTGGTAAGAGCTTTGCCAGGCAGGGGACCTTTTGTTAGAGAATCATCGTGTAAGAAATCCACATTTTCACCCAGAAACGCAACACCAGGGGGAGCAAAGAGCTCTGGGTTTTTAGGATTGGGGTTGTTTGCAGCACGGGTTAGGTTTGGGGTGAGTGGCCTCGAGTTGATGGTGGTtcctgggggggttgggatACCTGAATATTGGACTTCTTTGCATCGTTGCCCTCGGTTTTGAAGCTGCCCTGGGAGAGCATCATCCTGAAAGGCTGttgccctgggaagctgctcagGAGCACAAAGCCTCAGCTCTTCCAAAGTTGTTCAGCTTGAGAACCCCTGGAAACCAACTGGGCCCggtgcagagctgggatttaacccttcccaGGCTGGATCCCCCTTGTCCCATTGCTGGAGCAGTAATGGCTGGTTTCAGGACCAGTTTCAGGCTGGTTTGgagctttttcccttttgtgcaACCATGGGGACTCCTCTCTTACCTGATCCCCTATGGCTGGGCTGTTGGatcccagcctggagcagggatggtgAAGCCAGGGATGGTGTGGGGGGGGATTTGGGATGCCAGAATCCCTGGGGCTGATGctgcttctccccttctcccacaGATGATGTCCATGCTGCAGATGGGCGCCAGGTCTGCCGGCGCCACGAGCTCTATGTCAGCTTTCAGGACCTTGGTTGGCTGGTACTTGTTTATCAGGAGAAAtaaatgtggggaaaaaagaaaaaaaaaaccaacaaaccaacccatCAATGTCCCCTGTCCCAGGGGCTCCATCCCAGCCTTGTGTCTCCCACCCATTCAGGGATCCCCCAGTGTGGGGCAACCAGGaggccaggagctgggaagggaaatgTGAACTGCCCTAACCCCAAACCCCACCCATAACCCTGAAAAACTTATGGctcagtcaaaaaaaaaaaaaaaaaaatcaaaataaacccttgctgctggcactgctgccagggaggagctggctgggatGTTTTTGCAGGTGGGGAATGGATGGAGGGGTGCAGCTGTCACAGTAACCCCTGTAAATCCTTTaggtttcttttaatttgttttttttccaggattgGGTGATTGCCCCACAAGGATACTCAGCCTACTACTGCGAGGGGGAGTGTGCCTTCCCCCTGGACTCCTGCATGAATGCCACCAACCACGCCATCCTGCAGTCCCTGGTCAGTGCCACCCAGGGGagtggggacactggggaccCTGGGTGACCCCAGAAGATTCCCCTGAATTTGGGGCTGCCTTCAGGAGTTTAGTTTGGGTCGGGGGAGGGGGTGCAGTTCCCAAATGTTGGGCTCAGCATGTTCCAAGCAGGAAGCTTTTTATGCCCtgtttgttgttggggttttggggtggttttttttttgtttgtttgtttgtttgggtttgtgtcttttttttttcctttcccctctcttgtCCCAAACCCACCCCACATCCCAGCCGGTGCTTTAATTTCTGGAATTTCCTGCCCTGTGAGTGTTTGATTTCCCAATGGCAGAGTCACACCGGTGCTCAAGGTTAATTACAGGGAGCGCCGAGTCCTCGGCTCAGCCTTTGAAGGGCTTGCCTGCCGGGGTTTCATTTTTACACTGACAAATCTGCCAGAGGCCCTGTCCGGGGTTGGGCACAACCCTGGCATGGTCCCATAACCCCCCCTTAcacccacccagcacccctACACCCAACGCTCTTCCCGAAACGGAGCCGTTTGGGCAGGATGTGAATCACCTGGCTCCGGGAGCCGCCTCTTCTGGGAAGCTCCGGAGCAAAGGCGGCCTGGGGAGCGGtgccagcccctgctctgctgcaaatAGCAGGGTTTGACAGCAAAAAAACACCGGACTTCCGAGCTAGGAgagctcagctgcctctgaaagAAATGAATCGCACATGTTGGGCAGAGCCGGGCAGGGCTTGAGGTCCCAgcag
Protein-coding sequences here:
- the LOC103532686 gene encoding bone morphogenetic protein 8B; amino-acid sequence: MGPGRGAAGGPLGALALLWVAAVLGQLGSGSLLLRRRIHTSGFLQRRLSGGERRDVQREILAVLGLPGRPRPRNHPAARAPSAAAPLFMLDLYHAVAGDEEVEDAEEEAAVSRPVLTGLSTQSPPPGSVVSHADTVVSLVNMVEQDRDIFSPKPYWKEFRFDLTQVPTGESVTAAEFRIYKARGVTRNPNTTLHLSIYEIAAEHSNRESDLFLLDVQDLRAGTEGWLVFDVTAASNHWLVDQKYNLGLRLYVETEDGHSVDPGSAGLLGRRGPRSKQPFMVTFFRASPSPVRVPRAAKPPRRRQPKKTNDLPHPNKLPGIFDDVHAADGRQVCRRHELYVSFQDLGWLDWVIAPQGYSAYYCEGECAFPLDSCMNATNHAILQSLVHLMKPEAVPKACCAPTKLSATSVLYYDSNNNVILKKHRNMVVKSCGCH